Proteins encoded by one window of Martelella endophytica:
- the sppA gene encoding signal peptide peptidase SppA, whose amino-acid sequence MNISDILERRRLRRRVGWWRAVAIIIAVVLVALVYRVYAGPSSALGRPHIAELSINGLVVDDEIMLETIREIGDDPSARALIVSLSTGGGTTYGGEVLYKAIRAVAEKKPVVSEIRGEAASAGYMIALAGDRIFAGNTSITGSIGVLFMYPQAKELLDKLGVSVDAVKSAPLKAEPSPFTDASPEAQDMVRALVMDTYDWFVDLVAERRAMPREAAFALADGRILTGRQALEAGLIDEIGNRDDIRAFLADQGVDGDLEIRSWDGVNRDEFGFNLAWVAGRALETLGLGGFLRPDMLEQLGLVDGLLSVGQSKW is encoded by the coding sequence ATGAACATTTCGGACATTCTCGAACGCAGGCGGCTGCGCCGGCGGGTTGGCTGGTGGCGGGCCGTGGCGATCATCATCGCCGTGGTGCTGGTCGCGCTCGTCTACCGCGTCTATGCCGGTCCGTCTTCCGCCCTTGGTCGTCCCCATATCGCCGAACTGTCGATCAACGGCCTCGTCGTTGACGATGAGATCATGCTCGAAACCATCCGCGAGATCGGCGATGACCCGAGTGCCCGCGCCCTGATCGTCTCGCTGTCGACCGGTGGCGGCACGACCTATGGTGGCGAAGTGCTCTACAAGGCGATCCGCGCGGTCGCCGAAAAGAAGCCCGTTGTCAGCGAGATCCGTGGTGAAGCGGCCTCCGCCGGCTACATGATCGCGCTCGCCGGCGATCGCATCTTTGCCGGCAATACCTCGATCACCGGTTCGATCGGCGTCCTGTTCATGTATCCGCAGGCCAAGGAACTGCTCGACAAGCTCGGGGTTTCGGTCGACGCCGTGAAGTCGGCGCCGCTCAAGGCCGAGCCGTCGCCCTTCACCGATGCCAGCCCCGAAGCGCAGGACATGGTGCGGGCGCTGGTGATGGACACCTATGACTGGTTCGTTGACCTTGTCGCGGAACGACGCGCGATGCCGCGCGAGGCGGCATTTGCGCTCGCCGACGGCCGCATCCTCACCGGTCGCCAGGCTCTCGAGGCCGGCCTGATCGACGAGATCGGCAACCGCGATGACATCCGGGCGTTTCTCGCCGATCAGGGCGTCGACGGCGATCTTGAAATCCGCTCGTGGGATGGCGTAAACAGGGACGAATTCGGTTTCAATCTGGCGTGGGTGGCTGGCAGGGCGCTTGAAACGCTCGGGCTTGGCGGTTTTCTGAGGCCGGACATGCTGGAACAGCTCGGCCTTGTTGACGGCCTCCTGTCGGTGGGGCAAAGTAAATGGTAA
- a CDS encoding LptA/OstA family protein yields the protein MNLNMIWNGISKPATVAALSLASVLAVLPADGFAQSTRTSGFQISNDQPINIDADKFDVDDRTKLITFTGNVVAIQGENQVKAGKMVVRYAGGSTGLAAGQGDIERIDLSESVQLDTATQKATGDTGYFDMTSQHFVLQGKQVVLSEGGNVFVGCKLTVNMATSQANLDACGGRVQVKLNPQSAPQSN from the coding sequence ATGAACTTGAACATGATCTGGAATGGCATTTCGAAACCCGCAACCGTCGCGGCGCTTTCGCTCGCATCCGTGCTCGCGGTCCTGCCGGCTGATGGCTTTGCGCAGTCGACCCGCACGAGCGGCTTCCAGATTTCCAACGATCAGCCGATCAATATCGATGCCGACAAGTTCGATGTCGACGACCGCACCAAGCTCATCACCTTCACCGGCAATGTCGTGGCCATCCAGGGCGAGAACCAGGTGAAGGCGGGCAAGATGGTGGTGCGCTATGCCGGAGGCTCGACCGGCCTTGCCGCCGGCCAGGGCGATATCGAGCGCATCGATCTGAGCGAATCCGTCCAGCTCGACACCGCGACCCAGAAGGCAACCGGCGACACCGGCTATTTCGACATGACCAGCCAGCACTTTGTGCTGCAGGGCAAGCAGGTCGTGCTGTCTGAAGGCGGCAATGTCTTCGTCGGCTGCAAGCTGACGGTCAACATGGCCACGAGCCAGGCCAATCTCGATGCCTGCGGCGGCCGGGTACAGGTCAAGCTCAACCCGCAGTCGGCACCGCAGAGCAACTGA
- the lptB gene encoding LPS export ABC transporter ATP-binding protein, producing MRRQTITNGEAEDELNGSKRPLNGGDRYQGTLIAQGLTKTYRNRRVVNGVSLVVRRGEAVGLLGPNGAGKTTCFYMITGLVPVDEGQIVLHGNDVTQLPMYRRARLGVGYLPQEASIFRGLTVEGNIRAVLELTSLKKKEREEKLEQLMEEFGITRLRKSPAVALSGGERRRLEIARALATDPAFMLLDEPFAGVDPISVSDIQNLIRHLTRRGIGVLITDHNVRETLGLIDRAYIIHAGEVLTHGRAEEIVANSDVRRFYLGDNFSL from the coding sequence ATGCGCAGACAGACCATAACAAACGGCGAAGCCGAAGACGAACTCAACGGCAGCAAACGACCGCTCAACGGCGGCGATCGCTATCAGGGCACGCTGATCGCCCAGGGCCTGACGAAGACCTATCGCAACCGTCGCGTCGTCAACGGCGTTTCGCTGGTGGTGCGTCGTGGCGAAGCCGTCGGCCTGCTGGGCCCGAACGGCGCGGGCAAGACCACCTGTTTCTACATGATCACCGGCCTTGTCCCCGTGGACGAGGGCCAGATCGTGCTGCACGGCAACGATGTCACCCAGTTGCCGATGTATCGGCGCGCCCGCCTCGGCGTCGGCTATCTGCCGCAGGAAGCATCGATCTTCCGCGGCCTGACGGTCGAGGGCAATATCCGCGCCGTGCTGGAGCTGACCTCCCTGAAGAAAAAGGAACGCGAGGAAAAGCTCGAGCAACTGATGGAGGAGTTCGGCATCACCCGGTTGCGCAAGTCACCGGCCGTGGCGCTGTCAGGCGGCGAACGGCGGCGGCTCGAGATCGCCCGGGCGCTCGCCACCGACCCGGCCTTCATGCTGCTCGACGAACCCTTTGCCGGCGTCGACCCGATTTCGGTCAGCGACATCCAGAACCTCATCCGCCACCTGACACGCAGGGGCATCGGCGTGCTGATCACCGATCATAACGTGCGCGAGACGCTCGGCCTCATCGACCGGGCTTACATCATCCATGCCGGCGAGGTGCTGACGCATGGACGGGCAGAGGAAATCGTTGCCAACAGCGATGTCCGCCGCTTCTATCTCGGCGACAATTTCAGCCTCTAG
- the rpoN gene encoding RNA polymerase factor sigma-54 produces the protein MALNASLLLKQSQSMVMTPQLMQSIQLLQMPHLELAQFIAHEVEKNPLLELSNSDETRGEDAADAAEAPEAGAIANDWYSDDQQPSPQLAESLDSNYDNAFTDDAPAMRPDAPELMSQWKSMPGAGGDDHVDLDEFVAERPCLRDHLVGQIALSFRTAADQAIARYLVDYVDEAGYFRGEVDDIAALTGVASADVVAVLARLKSLDPPGIFAESLSDCMRQQLSQTGRLDPVMSVLIDNLDLLARRDFARLKKLCGVNEDTLLAMLRELRTLNPKPGSAFSVEPPESVIPDVIVSARGDGDWQIELNPETLPRVLVNRPYLAEVRAAQGMSEADQNFLNTCLQNANWLTRSLDQRARTILKVAGEIVRQQDAFLRQGVHYLRPLNLKTVADAIKMHESTVSRVTSNKYILTPRGLYELKYFFSVSIATADATGDAHSAESVRHRIRQMIGAETADAVLSDDDIVAILAKDDITLARRTVAKYREAMNIPSSVQRRREKRAHAKVMGS, from the coding sequence ATGGCATTGAACGCCAGCCTTTTGCTCAAACAAAGCCAGTCGATGGTGATGACGCCGCAGCTGATGCAGTCCATCCAGCTGCTGCAGATGCCGCACCTTGAGCTTGCCCAGTTCATCGCTCATGAGGTCGAGAAAAACCCGCTGCTGGAACTGTCGAACTCGGACGAGACCCGCGGCGAGGATGCCGCCGACGCCGCTGAAGCGCCCGAGGCAGGCGCGATCGCGAACGACTGGTATAGCGACGACCAGCAGCCAAGCCCGCAGCTCGCCGAAAGCCTCGACAGCAACTACGACAATGCCTTCACCGACGATGCGCCGGCGATGCGGCCGGATGCCCCGGAGCTGATGAGCCAGTGGAAATCGATGCCCGGTGCGGGCGGTGACGACCATGTCGACCTCGACGAGTTCGTCGCCGAACGTCCTTGCCTGCGCGATCATCTCGTCGGGCAGATCGCCCTCTCCTTTCGCACTGCGGCCGATCAGGCCATCGCCCGCTACCTCGTCGACTATGTCGATGAAGCGGGCTATTTCCGGGGCGAGGTGGACGATATCGCCGCGCTCACCGGCGTTGCGTCCGCCGACGTCGTTGCTGTGCTGGCCCGGCTGAAGTCCCTTGATCCGCCCGGCATCTTTGCCGAATCGCTCTCCGACTGCATGCGCCAGCAGCTTTCCCAGACCGGCAGGCTCGATCCGGTGATGTCGGTGCTGATTGACAATCTCGACCTGCTGGCCCGCCGCGATTTCGCCCGCCTGAAGAAGCTCTGCGGCGTCAACGAAGACACCCTGCTTGCGATGCTGCGCGAACTGAGGACACTGAACCCGAAACCCGGCAGCGCCTTTTCGGTGGAACCGCCGGAATCGGTGATCCCGGACGTCATCGTCAGCGCGCGCGGCGATGGCGACTGGCAGATCGAGCTCAATCCCGAGACCCTGCCCCGCGTGCTGGTCAACCGTCCCTATCTTGCAGAGGTTCGCGCCGCACAGGGCATGTCGGAAGCGGATCAGAACTTCCTCAACACCTGCCTTCAGAACGCCAACTGGCTGACCCGCAGCCTCGACCAGAGAGCACGCACCATCCTCAAGGTCGCCGGCGAGATCGTGCGCCAGCAGGACGCCTTCCTGCGCCAGGGCGTCCACTATCTGCGGCCGCTGAACCTCAAGACCGTTGCCGATGCGATCAAGATGCATGAATCGACGGTCAGCAGGGTAACCTCGAACAAATACATCCTGACGCCGCGCGGCCTTTACGAGCTGAAATATTTCTTCTCGGTTTCGATCGCGACCGCCGATGCGACCGGTGACGCCCATTCGGCCGAATCGGTGCGCCACCGCATTCGCCAGATGATCGGCGCGGAGACCGCGGATGCTGTCCTGTCCGACGACGACATCGTCGCGATCCTGGCGAAAGACGACATCACGCTTGCCCGGCGCACCGTGGCGAAATACCGTGAAGCGATGAATATCCCCTCATCGGTGCAGCGACGGCGCGAAAAACGTGCCCACGCCAAGGTCATGGGATCATAG
- the hpf gene encoding ribosome hibernation-promoting factor, HPF/YfiA family: protein MSVRVSGKQMEVGESFREKIEDQIEEAVTKYFDGGYSSQVTVEKAGSGFEADCKVHLDSGAVLHATGKAHDPQAAFEAAFERIAKRLRRYKRKLKDHNHHDHNDLEVAYSVMDLPPEGEDEIPEDYAPAIIAESKTEVRTMAVATAVMALDMTDKPLMLFRNPDNKTLNIVYRRPDGNIGWIDTAGIGG from the coding sequence ATGAGTGTGCGCGTCTCGGGAAAACAGATGGAAGTCGGCGAGAGCTTCCGCGAAAAAATCGAAGACCAGATCGAAGAGGCGGTTACCAAGTATTTTGATGGTGGCTATTCCAGCCAAGTGACGGTGGAGAAGGCCGGCAGCGGCTTCGAAGCCGATTGCAAGGTTCATCTCGACAGCGGCGCTGTGCTCCATGCCACCGGCAAGGCACATGACCCGCAGGCCGCTTTCGAAGCTGCTTTCGAGCGTATTGCCAAGCGCCTGCGTCGCTACAAGCGCAAGCTCAAGGATCACAATCACCACGACCATAACGATCTCGAAGTGGCCTATTCGGTGATGGACCTCCCGCCTGAGGGCGAAGATGAAATCCCCGAGGACTATGCGCCGGCGATCATCGCCGAGAGCAAGACCGAGGTTCGCACCATGGCCGTCGCGACTGCCGTCATGGCGCTCGACATGACCGACAAGCCGTTGATGCTGTTCCGCAATCCGGACAACAAGACGCTCAACATCGTCTACCGCCGCCCCGATGGCAATATCGGCTGGATTGACACGGCCGGCATTGGTGGCTGA